From one Cyanobacterium stanieri PCC 7202 genomic stretch:
- a CDS encoding protein of unknown function DUF502 (PFAM: Protein of unknown function (DUF502)~COGs: COG2928 conserved hypothetical protein~InterPro IPR007462~KEGG: cyc:PCC7424_5040 protein of unknown function DUF502~PFAM: protein of unknown function DUF502~SPTR: Putative uncharacterized protein), whose translation MLERIKQDLKNDLIAGLLVVIPLATTIWLSYLMANWAIKFLTKIPKQINPFDGLNPILTNFLNFFVGLAAPLVFILLIGLMARNIAGRWLLDVGERILQAIPLAGSVYKTLKQILETLFQDSQTKFRRVVLVEYPRQGLWTMGFVTGKVSGVIQDNFPKKMLSVFVPTTPNPTSGWYVIVPEDEVKTIPLSIEDAFKVLISGGIVSPDVNGSLGNGSKNFKAKENLVSASPAKATLDPENNLG comes from the coding sequence GTGTTAGAACGCATAAAACAAGATTTAAAAAATGATTTAATCGCCGGGTTATTAGTTGTCATTCCCTTGGCCACAACCATCTGGTTGAGTTATCTTATGGCTAACTGGGCGATTAAATTTCTTACCAAAATACCGAAGCAAATCAATCCCTTTGACGGATTAAACCCTATTCTCACCAATTTTCTTAACTTTTTTGTAGGATTAGCGGCTCCCTTGGTGTTTATCTTGTTAATTGGTTTGATGGCTCGTAACATTGCAGGGCGTTGGTTGTTGGATGTGGGAGAAAGAATCCTACAGGCCATACCCTTAGCTGGTTCTGTCTATAAAACTCTCAAGCAAATTTTAGAAACCCTTTTTCAAGATTCTCAGACCAAGTTTCGGCGAGTGGTTTTGGTGGAGTATCCCCGACAGGGTTTGTGGACCATGGGATTTGTCACAGGAAAAGTGAGTGGTGTTATTCAGGATAATTTTCCCAAAAAGATGCTGAGTGTATTTGTGCCGACTACTCCTAACCCTACTTCGGGATGGTATGTGATCGTGCCTGAAGATGAGGTGAAGACGATTCCCCTTTCTATTGAGGATGCTTTTAAGGTACTGATTTCTGGAGGAATTGTTAGTCCTGATGTCAATGGCTCTCTGGGCAATGGTTCCAAAAATTTTAAGGCTAAGGAAAATTTAGTTTCTGCTAGTCCTGCTAAAGCGACTTTGGATCCAGAGAATAATTTAGGTTAA
- a CDS encoding 5-(carboxyamino)imidazole ribonucleotide synthase (PFAM: ATP-grasp domain~TIGRFAM: phosphoribosylaminoimidazole carboxylase, PurK protein~COGs: COG0026 Phosphoribosylaminoimidazole carboxylase (NCAIR synthetase)~InterPro IPR003135:IPR011761:IPR005875~KEGG: npu:Npun_R4072 phosphoribosylaminoimidazole carboxylase ATPase subunit~PFAM: ATP-dependent carboxylate-amine ligase domain protein ATP-grasp~PRIAM: Phosphoribosylaminoimidazole carboxylase~SPTR: Phosphoribosylaminoimidazole carboxylase, ATPase subunit;~TIGRFAM: phosphoribosylaminoimidazole carboxylase, ATPase subunit) produces MTRVGVIGGGQLAWMMAQEAPSEGVVLSVQTPSKKDSAVSLADRFVLAEVDSVEGTQKLAENCDVITFENEFVDLEGLQVLANKGVCFRPSLDSLAPLLDKYDQRCFLQNLGLPVPRFKDFEHQKDLEIFGFPVVLKVRRHGYDGQGTMIINSAEQLDSALEVLGDVPFLVEEFVPFEAELAVIAARGIDGAVVCYPVVETYQKNQVCRWTIAPTNITIAQSEQVKAIAHKLLKALNYVGVMGIELFLTKEGQILVNETAPRTHNSGHYTLDGCVTSQFALQLRAVTGKPLGDLSFRQQGAIMVNLLGLEDDNYQPKLDRIAQIKNAYVHWYQKAESRPGRKMGHVTVLIDNTIQEPRAIVQQIESMWYQ; encoded by the coding sequence ATGACAAGAGTAGGTGTTATCGGAGGGGGACAGTTGGCATGGATGATGGCGCAGGAAGCCCCCAGTGAAGGGGTGGTGCTGTCAGTACAAACTCCTAGTAAAAAAGATTCGGCGGTTAGTTTAGCTGATCGTTTTGTGTTGGCGGAGGTGGATTCGGTGGAAGGAACGCAAAAACTAGCCGAAAATTGTGATGTAATCACCTTTGAAAATGAATTTGTCGATCTCGAAGGGTTGCAAGTGTTGGCAAACAAGGGGGTTTGTTTTCGTCCTTCCCTTGATAGTTTAGCTCCTTTGTTGGATAAATATGATCAACGGTGTTTTTTGCAAAATCTCGGTTTACCAGTACCTCGGTTTAAAGATTTTGAGCATCAAAAGGATTTAGAAATTTTTGGTTTTCCTGTGGTGTTGAAGGTGCGCCGTCATGGGTATGATGGACAGGGAACTATGATTATTAATTCGGCGGAGCAGTTGGATTCTGCCTTGGAAGTTTTGGGAGATGTGCCTTTTTTGGTGGAGGAATTTGTTCCTTTTGAGGCGGAGTTGGCGGTAATTGCGGCTCGGGGCATTGATGGGGCTGTGGTTTGTTATCCTGTGGTGGAAACCTATCAAAAAAATCAGGTCTGTCGTTGGACGATCGCCCCTACTAATATTACCATAGCTCAATCAGAACAAGTAAAGGCGATCGCCCATAAACTACTCAAAGCATTAAACTATGTAGGAGTAATGGGTATCGAACTATTTTTGACCAAAGAAGGACAAATATTGGTCAATGAAACCGCCCCCCGCACCCACAACTCAGGACATTACACCCTAGATGGCTGTGTTACTTCCCAGTTTGCCCTCCAACTTCGGGCGGTGACAGGAAAACCCCTCGGGGATCTCAGTTTTCGTCAACAAGGGGCGATAATGGTTAATTTACTAGGGCTAGAAGATGATAATTATCAACCAAAACTAGACCGTATCGCCCAAATAAAAAATGCTTACGTTCATTGGTATCAAAAAGCTGAATCTCGTCCCGGACGGAAAATGGGTCATGTGACAGTTTTAATTGATAATACTATCCAAGAGCCAAGGGCGATCGTCCAGCAAATAGAATCAATGTGGTATCAGTAA
- a CDS encoding cytochrome b559, alpha subunit (PFAM: Cytochrome b559, alpha (gene psbE) and beta (gene psbF)subunits; Lumenal portion of Cytochrome b559, alpha (gene psbE) subunit~TIGRFAM: cytochrome b559, alpha subunit~InterPro IPR013081:IPR013082:IPR006217:IPR006216~KEGG: cyh:Cyan8802_4187 cytochrome b559, alpha subunit~PFAM: Photosystem II protein cytochrome b559 alpha subunit lumenal region; Photosystem II protein cytochrome b559~SPTR: Cytochrome b559 subunit alpha;~TIGRFAM: cytochrome b559, alpha subunit): MAGDTGERPFSDIVTSVRYWVIHSITIPMLFIAGWLFVSTGLAYDVFGTPRPDEYFTQTREELPIISDRYGANQQIEQFNK; the protein is encoded by the coding sequence ATGGCAGGAGATACAGGAGAACGTCCATTTTCTGATATTGTAACCAGCGTACGCTACTGGGTTATCCATAGCATCACTATTCCCATGTTATTCATCGCTGGTTGGTTATTTGTCAGTACAGGGTTAGCTTATGATGTATTTGGTACCCCTCGTCCTGATGAATATTTTACTCAAACCCGTGAAGAATTACCTATCATCAGTGATCGTTACGGTGCAAACCAACAAATTGAACAATTTAACAAATAG
- a CDS encoding hypothetical protein (KEGG: cyt:cce_4744 hypothetical protein~SPTR: Putative uncharacterized protein) has translation MKISTTFTALGIKLVGVIMLVSALIDFLFLAIPLQLADRNWQINFTNNVVDRGIVPLLGVVLLILGWWITDNTPGAGKPSKGVRIPVFVISSLLGLLFLVLVPLHLGNITNVSAQFIAEIDQRASAQEEEIQGFIEQLDSVSRNPDQLQSEVAQRNQVIDSGGVFQGQQLNQEQLEAITAQRDQLQQLLELSQNPTELEARLEETRTRLQTQLRDVQRQEKQRAQTEALKQTLRTGINSFMLSVGYIVLGWLGFKGASYSTPKPPSS, from the coding sequence ATGAAAATAAGTACAACTTTTACCGCTCTAGGCATCAAACTGGTCGGGGTAATTATGCTAGTTTCCGCCCTGATAGATTTTCTCTTTCTAGCTATTCCCTTACAATTGGCAGATCGAAATTGGCAGATCAACTTTACCAACAACGTTGTAGATAGAGGAATTGTACCCCTATTAGGGGTGGTACTGCTAATTTTAGGATGGTGGATTACAGACAACACCCCAGGAGCAGGAAAACCCTCTAAAGGTGTTAGAATACCCGTATTTGTCATTTCTAGCTTACTTGGTTTACTCTTTCTGGTTTTAGTTCCCCTCCATTTAGGTAACATCACCAACGTTAGCGCCCAATTTATTGCCGAAATTGATCAAAGAGCATCAGCCCAAGAAGAAGAAATTCAAGGCTTTATCGAACAACTAGACAGCGTTTCTCGAAATCCAGACCAACTACAGTCAGAAGTAGCACAGAGAAACCAAGTCATAGATAGTGGCGGTGTATTTCAAGGTCAACAATTGAACCAAGAACAATTAGAAGCCATCACAGCCCAAAGAGATCAATTACAACAATTATTAGAACTATCTCAAAATCCCACAGAACTAGAAGCAAGATTAGAAGAAACCAGAACCAGATTACAAACTCAACTTCGAGACGTACAACGACAGGAAAAACAAAGAGCTCAAACCGAAGCCCTCAAACAAACCCTACGCACTGGTATCAACAGCTTTATGCTCTCTGTGGGTTATATAGTCTTGGGTTGGCTAGGATTTAAAGGGGCTAGTTATAGCACTCCCAAACCTCCCTCTAGTTGA
- a CDS encoding hypothetical protein (KEGG: ter:Tery_0638 hypothetical protein~SPTR: Putative uncharacterized protein), with protein MNLPSFLWLWKIAAWSMGLAMFAYGILAVSGISFMVLRHQKSPRPRWLKPLHWIMGVIMVSLIIILMTIGLIGTLGYYGNLGHSIHLPAGIIIAILAIASAWSATQINPKSPWAKTLHVRLNIALFFAFVMVGLSGWTIVQKYLP; from the coding sequence ATGAATTTACCTTCTTTTTTATGGTTGTGGAAAATCGCCGCATGGTCCATGGGTTTAGCCATGTTTGCCTATGGTATATTGGCAGTGTCGGGAATCTCTTTTATGGTTTTGCGTCACCAAAAAAGCCCTCGCCCTAGGTGGTTAAAACCTTTACATTGGATTATGGGGGTGATCATGGTTTCTTTAATCATTATACTAATGACTATCGGCTTAATCGGTACTCTCGGCTATTATGGTAATCTGGGGCATTCTATTCATCTACCAGCAGGGATTATTATTGCTATTTTGGCGATCGCCTCTGCATGGAGTGCCACTCAAATAAACCCGAAATCCCCTTGGGCAAAAACTCTCCACGTTCGACTCAATATCGCTTTATTTTTCGCTTTTGTAATGGTTGGCTTAAGTGGATGGACTATAGTACAAAAATACCTGCCTTGA
- a CDS encoding photosystem II protein PsbL (PFAM: PsbL protein~InterPro IPR003372~KEGG: cyt:cce_1304 photosystem II reaction center L~PFAM: photosystem II protein PsbL~SPTR: Photosystem II reaction center protein L;~manually curated): MDRNQNPNKQSVELNRTSLFLGLLMIATLGILFSSYFFN; this comes from the coding sequence ATGGATAGAAATCAAAATCCCAATAAGCAAAGCGTAGAATTAAACCGCACTTCCTTATTCTTAGGTTTATTAATGATTGCCACCCTTGGCATTCTATTCTCTAGCTACTTTTTCAACTAA
- a CDS encoding protein of unknown function YGGT (PFAM: YGGT family~InterPro IPR003425~KEGG: syn:ssr2142 hypothetical protein~PFAM: protein of unknown function YGGT~SPTR: Ycf19 protein), with protein MSSVSYLIVNTVINFIQLYLVLIFVRILLSWFQTAEWAGKVISFLAPITDPYLNIFRSIIPPLGGIDFSAILAIFVLQLIPGILTSLVRTGVGF; from the coding sequence ATGTCTAGTGTAAGTTATTTAATTGTTAATACTGTTATTAATTTTATTCAGTTATATTTGGTGTTGATTTTCGTGAGAATTTTATTAAGTTGGTTCCAAACTGCGGAATGGGCTGGGAAGGTAATTTCTTTTTTGGCACCGATTACGGATCCTTATCTTAATATTTTTCGCTCAATCATACCCCCTTTAGGAGGTATTGATTTTTCGGCGATTTTGGCTATTTTTGTTTTACAGTTGATCCCCGGTATTCTTACTTCTTTAGTTCGCACTGGGGTTGGTTTTTAG
- a CDS encoding hypothetical protein (KEGG: cyp:PCC8801_0878 hypothetical protein~SPTR: Putative uncharacterized protein): MLKKILVILAITIFSLGIGAIAPNPAEALIPIKITDIGYKDCPEGVGEGSVTSGGSALPATCYLITGKTNNTSGKTLYDADVFGRVYDANNEPALQNRTRLGALPEVAPGVNEFELRISVPSNQPTPLKLKQFKATGFSSKVYPTF, encoded by the coding sequence ATGTTAAAAAAAATCCTTGTTATTTTAGCCATTACCATCTTTTCCTTGGGTATAGGTGCGATCGCCCCTAACCCAGCAGAAGCCCTAATTCCCATCAAAATAACCGACATTGGCTACAAAGACTGCCCCGAAGGAGTAGGAGAAGGAAGCGTAACCAGCGGGGGGAGTGCCTTACCAGCTACCTGTTACCTAATCACAGGAAAAACCAACAACACCTCGGGAAAAACCCTCTATGATGCCGACGTATTTGGCAGAGTCTATGATGCCAATAACGAACCTGCTCTGCAAAACAGAACTCGTTTAGGTGCCTTACCAGAAGTAGCCCCCGGAGTGAACGAATTTGAACTAAGAATCAGTGTTCCTTCAAACCAGCCCACCCCTCTTAAACTAAAACAGTTTAAAGCCACAGGATTTTCCAGTAAAGTATATCCCACCTTCTAA
- a CDS encoding hypothetical protein (KEGG: cyp:PCC8801_0555 hypothetical protein~SPTR: Putative uncharacterized protein), whose product MTENLEKLSLSTLSFSSYIDNKGFINDGLDGKIGVYAIFNQDKILEYVGYSRNLLLSLKQHLVRQPENCYWFKTHIIDRPSRSILEEIKQSWIAENQSIPLGNGENETLWNQPIDTKTTMTEQEKETYNSLEEIAQIKFLKKIARHQEEIIKTALEKRGVKFEVRFNPKLKEQGLLDLK is encoded by the coding sequence ATGACCGAAAATTTAGAAAAGTTATCCCTCAGTACATTATCTTTTAGCAGTTATATTGATAATAAAGGATTTATAAATGATGGTTTAGATGGCAAAATTGGAGTTTATGCTATTTTTAATCAAGATAAAATACTAGAATATGTAGGTTATTCTCGCAATTTATTATTAAGTTTAAAACAGCACCTTGTTCGACAACCAGAAAACTGTTATTGGTTTAAAACCCATATTATAGATCGCCCCAGTCGTAGTATTCTCGAGGAAATAAAACAAAGTTGGATCGCTGAAAATCAATCAATTCCCTTGGGTAATGGAGAAAATGAAACTCTTTGGAATCAGCCCATAGACACGAAAACAACCATGACAGAGCAAGAGAAAGAGACTTATAATTCCTTAGAAGAAATAGCTCAAATTAAATTCCTAAAGAAAATTGCCCGTCACCAAGAAGAAATCATTAAAACAGCCCTAGAAAAACGAGGAGTTAAATTTGAAGTGCGTTTTAATCCCAAATTGAAAGAACAGGGTTTGTTAGATTTGAAATAA
- a CDS encoding hypothetical protein (KEGG: cyt:cce_1446 hypothetical protein~SPTR: Putative uncharacterized protein) — protein sequence MNRHITLCSRIVFYNLLALLLFGKSTLAQSDEYRDVGECTITNNQAHDKSLFSVFPNGANGCQFEEEIGHNSDTYRLRFDVGNNKNNSHIQVIDNQGRNHTVAIDDFIGISTSVTVSLLPLYDQHRPSLLINYVTYGNGFNNCTVNNMVVFDQNIPSGKIRVSADTLNIAEIQNNNPHSFNACFEFEDITDNGVLEALALDGRFGYQFSSGVGSAAPRRVMRFTNNELQDITHQHLPYLRQQAQSLWNLVLERSNEGNFEYFGYMGAYAGVKSLLGEYQEAKSLIQRRMDIDNSRNRYFGDDFITDLEAFLLSNNYGLR from the coding sequence ATGAACAGACATATCACTTTATGCTCTCGAATAGTATTCTATAACCTTCTCGCCCTTCTTCTGTTCGGGAAATCCACCCTAGCACAATCAGACGAATATCGAGATGTAGGAGAATGTACCATAACCAACAACCAAGCTCACGATAAATCCCTATTTAGTGTTTTTCCCAATGGTGCCAATGGATGTCAATTTGAAGAAGAAATAGGCCACAACTCCGACACCTACCGACTCAGATTTGATGTGGGTAACAATAAAAATAATTCCCACATCCAAGTAATAGATAACCAAGGTAGAAATCATACCGTCGCCATCGATGATTTTATTGGTATCTCTACCAGTGTCACTGTCAGTCTTTTACCACTTTATGACCAGCATAGACCATCACTGCTAATTAACTATGTTACCTATGGTAATGGCTTTAACAATTGCACCGTAAATAATATGGTGGTATTTGATCAAAATATCCCCTCTGGTAAAATTAGGGTGAGTGCTGATACCTTAAATATTGCCGAGATTCAAAACAATAATCCCCATAGCTTCAATGCCTGTTTTGAATTTGAAGATATAACAGACAATGGAGTCCTCGAAGCCCTTGCCCTTGATGGTCGATTTGGCTATCAATTTAGTTCTGGAGTAGGTTCTGCCGCTCCTAGAAGAGTAATGAGATTTACTAACAATGAATTACAAGACATTACCCACCAACATTTACCCTACCTACGACAACAGGCACAAAGTTTATGGAATTTAGTTTTAGAACGTAGCAACGAGGGAAATTTTGAATACTTTGGCTACATGGGTGCTTATGCTGGAGTTAAAAGTTTGTTGGGAGAATATCAAGAAGCCAAGTCATTGATACAAAGGCGAATGGATATTGATAATAGCAGAAATAGATATTTTGGGGATGATTTTATCACCGACTTAGAGGCATTTTTGCTCAGTAATAATTATGGTCTGAGATAA
- a CDS encoding hypothetical protein (KEGG: cyt:cce_0710 hypothetical protein~SPTR: Putative uncharacterized protein) — protein MVLKKIFSKKKGTPKYFLEVEVKDQAPATPAQEKAPTSENNQPEGKQPTAKKTAPAPKATSNVPADQPEWVKAIKNYSNTGDSESQSGDDDSTFAGKYVTNNVPQARRRPGGSLKAFKNIAAQINK, from the coding sequence ATGGTATTAAAGAAAATTTTTTCCAAAAAAAAAGGTACTCCAAAATACTTTTTAGAAGTAGAAGTTAAAGATCAAGCCCCTGCAACTCCTGCACAGGAAAAAGCGCCAACCTCCGAAAACAATCAACCAGAAGGCAAACAACCCACTGCCAAAAAAACAGCCCCAGCCCCCAAAGCCACCTCTAATGTACCTGCAGATCAACCTGAATGGGTAAAAGCTATTAAAAACTACAGCAATACAGGAGATAGTGAATCTCAATCTGGGGATGATGATTCTACCTTTGCTGGTAAATACGTTACCAACAATGTACCCCAAGCCCGTCGTCGCCCTGGTGGTAGTCTCAAGGCATTTAAAAATATTGCCGCTCAAATTAACAAATAA
- a CDS encoding cytochrome b559, beta subunit (PFAM: Cytochrome b559, alpha (gene psbE) and beta (gene psbF)subunits~TIGRFAM: cytochrome b559, beta subunit~InterPro IPR013081:IPR006241:IPR006216~KEGG: ter:Tery_3505 cytochrome b559 subunit beta~PFAM: Photosystem II protein cytochrome b559~SPTR: Cytochrome b559 subunit beta;~TIGRFAM: cytochrome b559, beta subunit) codes for MTSNSPNQPVSYPIFTVRWLAVHTLGVPSVFFVGAITAMQFIQR; via the coding sequence ATGACTAGCAATAGCCCTAATCAACCCGTATCTTACCCTATTTTCACCGTCAGATGGTTGGCTGTACACACCCTCGGTGTTCCTTCTGTCTTTTTCGTCGGTGCCATTACCGCCATGCAGTTTATTCAAAGATAG
- a CDS encoding photosystem II protein PsbJ (PFAM: PsbJ~InterPro IPR002682~KEGG: cyh:Cyan8802_4184 photosystem II protein PsbJ~PFAM: photosystem II protein PsbJ~SPTR: Photosystem II reaction center protein J) — protein MGEARIPLWIVGTIAGMGALAVLALFFYGAYAGVGSSL, from the coding sequence ATGGGAGAAGCAAGAATTCCTTTATGGATTGTCGGCACCATTGCTGGAATGGGTGCTTTAGCTGTATTAGCATTATTTTTCTATGGTGCTTATGCTGGTGTAGGTTCTTCTTTATAA
- a CDS encoding RNA methyltransferase, TrmH family, group 1 (PFAM: SpoU rRNA Methylase family~TIGRFAM: RNA methyltransferase, TrmH family, group 1~COGs: COG0565 rRNA methylase~InterPro IPR001537:IPR004384~KEGG: cyc:PCC7424_0492 RNA methyltransferase, TrmH family, group 1~PFAM: tRNA/rRNA methyltransferase (SpoU)~SPTR: RNA methyltransferase, TrmH family, group 1;~TIGRFAM: RNA methyltransferase, TrmH family, group 1), which produces MSFGDGIKIVLVEPAGERNIGSIARVMKNMGLTALVLVNPQCDPFSEEARLMAVHGADVLQGAMVVGSLPEGLRDCQRAIATTARPRGIPTKLETPREALPWLWEKNINSALIFGPEDRGLSNQELSYAQRFICIPSNPEYPSLNLAQAVGVCAYELYQHFHNQQSPPTNQEEDTELASLEVLEGYYQHLESVLLKINYLYPHTAPAKMEKFRRLINRAHLQPQEVAMLRGILRQAEWAIAQNREK; this is translated from the coding sequence ATGAGTTTTGGTGATGGGATCAAAATTGTTTTGGTAGAACCCGCAGGGGAGCGTAATATTGGCTCTATTGCTCGGGTCATGAAGAATATGGGGTTAACGGCTTTAGTGTTGGTAAATCCTCAGTGTGATCCTTTCTCTGAGGAAGCACGATTAATGGCAGTTCATGGTGCGGATGTTTTACAGGGTGCTATGGTGGTAGGGTCATTACCTGAAGGTTTGCGAGATTGCCAAAGGGCGATCGCAACTACTGCCCGACCTAGAGGTATTCCCACCAAATTAGAAACCCCGAGGGAAGCCCTACCGTGGCTATGGGAAAAAAATATTAATTCCGCTCTGATTTTTGGGCCAGAAGATCGAGGTTTGAGTAACCAAGAACTAAGCTACGCCCAAAGATTCATCTGTATTCCTAGTAACCCAGAATATCCTTCTCTCAACCTTGCCCAGGCGGTGGGGGTGTGTGCCTACGAACTATATCAGCATTTCCACAATCAGCAATCACCCCCAACAAATCAGGAAGAAGATACCGAATTGGCATCCCTAGAAGTCCTAGAAGGATATTATCAACACCTCGAATCAGTTTTGTTAAAAATAAACTATTTATATCCCCATACTGCACCTGCGAAGATGGAGAAATTTCGTCGTCTGATTAATCGAGCGCACCTACAACCCCAAGAAGTAGCTATGTTACGGGGAATACTACGTCAGGCCGAATGGGCGATCGCCCAAAATAGAGAAAAGTAA